The DNA region acaattttgcttttgttactctCCTAGATAAATCAGAACTTAGTTTTGACATGGGTAAAAATTTTATAGTCACAAATCTCAGATGTGAGAAAAATCTCTTTTATATTCTATATAAACAGAGAATAGAAATATGTCAAATCTGAAAGTAGTGAGAGGAGCTGGTAATTCTGGACATGTAGTGACAGTTAAAAAGGAGCTCAGGTACAGGACTGGTCTAAGCTGCTCAAGATTCAGGAGACAGCCACTATACAAGGAAGCTGAGGAGATGCCTAAGATATGTCTAAAACACTTATCTAAACTTCTGTAGTAACAGACAAGCTCCTAAAAGGGGACAGATGATGCTGTGTTCACTTTTTATCACCACCAAAGGCTAAGATAATGTATACAGTAAATATTTAGtaactattaaataaatatttaagacagaataaacaaatataataaatgaaCCAGTAAGAATGCACCATCTAAGTCAAAATAGCCACTTCTATTCTTAACATGGTACCTGCTTTGGCTGCCACAGAAGCAAACCTGTTGGCATTAAACAAATCAAGCTGGTGATTTAACAAGTTTCAATGTAAGTCTTACTAGTATTGATGAATAACTATCCAGCACTCACCATGAAAGTTAAAGAAGCAACACAGAAAAAGTGCCTAAGTGGTCCCAATTTGAAATGATCAGATAACCTATAAAGGcatatattcatattatattaaacataaacacatataaatgCAGTTACAGCAGTTACACAGTATTCTCTTCAATACCTAGTTCCCCTACGCATTAATGTGTAACAATAGcaagtaaaatatttagataattataaaaatcagggcaataatttaaataatgattAATCATTTTTACTCTAACTTAAGCATGGATCTGACCAGTAGGACTGATTAATAAATTTGAATGCAGCCAAGTGGAATGATTctaatttaaagttttaatttgtggtagaataattttaagtgaatatatTTGTACAGTGTTTGAATTCTCAACAGTGTGtttgaagaggaaaagaaagaaatgtttttaaggaATGTGTTGATTCCTTAGGACGATGGATTTTAATTGGATcaagttgtttgtatttttcttcattattctaCATTTGTAGGTTGGAAAGAACACTGACACTAAATAGTTTTTAGAAAAAttcttaaaagttatttaaatcaTAATATCATGCCTGACTTTTAAATTCCAAATTAGGCTGTGTGTGTCCTTCGTCACTTAGGAAGAGTATTGTGAAAGCCAGGCCATCTGCTGAGGCGGTACAGTTACATGTGGCCCTCAGAATGTGTTTGCCCTGCTCTGTTTTAGCACTCCGTTGGATTACCAATATACAAAACAAGTTCACCTTGATCTTTCACATTAAGTATCTTAGGGACAAAATTTGACATACGTCTAAACCTATGACGTTTCCAtctaaagaaggcagaaataaaacagGACTTTATATTCGGTTACAATAAAATATCAGATGCACCAGACACAGGTCTTGAAGCTCCATCCTGGGGAAATATGGCAAACAGTGCCTCTCCCGAACAGAATCAAAATCACTGTTTAGCCATCAATGACAGCATCCCACTGATGCAGGGCAACCTCCCCACTCTCACCTTGTCTGGAAAGATCCGAGTGACagttactttcttcctttttctactctctacaACCTTTAATGCGTCTTTCTTGTTGAAACTTCAGAAGTGgacacagaagaaagagaaagggaaaaaactcTCAAGAATGAAGCTGCTCTTAAAACATCTGACCTTAGCCAACCTGTTGGAGACTCTGATTGTCATGCCACTGGATGGAATGTGGAACATTACAGTCCAATGGTATGCTGGAGAGTTCTTCTGCAAAGTCCTCAGTTATCTAAAGCTTTTCTCCATGTACGCCCCAGCCTTCATGATGGTGGTGATTAGCCTGGACCGCTTCCTGGCTATCACGAGGCCCCTAGCTCTGAAAAGCAACAGAAAGCTTGGACAGTCCATGGTTGGCCTGGCCTGGATCCTCAGTAGTATCTTTGCGGGACCACAGGTAAGCCATTATACATAAACTTATTAGGATATGGCAATCATAGATTTCCTATCTAAATTTGATTTAAGGTTTTATCAAAGGAAGTAATGTATTACCTTTAAGAGCTTGGGCGCTGGAAGTCGGAGAGTGAAGTTTAATTCTGGCTCTCTGTTCTGTTAATTTGAGGgaatttcttaacctctctggttTCAATTCCTTTactgataaaatgtaaaatggggGTTAATGCTTACCTAATACTGCTTTTGtgaagaataaattaataaagtggCTCACATAATCTCTAGTATGTAGCAAATGCTTCCCCAAAAATTGCTACTCTCAAAATTGACCTTATCTCCAtcctattcttttatttatttttctttttgctctggcTGACATGGCTTTCATGTTTACTTAAGATAATCTTTAGGAATTATGAAATTTGCCTAGGTAGAAAATACTTATAATGTTTCCTATTTGGAGTTTCTTAAGTAGAAATTTTAAGAATTCTGTCACTGCAGCTTAAATAGAATTATTCTTTATTTGTATGTTGCTCTGCAGTTTGTA from Callithrix jacchus isolate 240 chromosome 3, calJac240_pri, whole genome shotgun sequence includes:
- the GNRHR gene encoding gonadotropin-releasing hormone receptor isoform X2, which translates into the protein MANSASPEQNQNHCLAINDSIPLMQGNLPTLTLSGKIRVTVTFFLFLLSTTFNASFLLKLQKWTQKKEKGKKLSRMKLLLKHLTLANLLETLIVMPLDGMWNITVQWYAGEFFCKVLSYLKLFSMYAPAFMMVVISLDRFLAITRPLALKSNRKLGQSMVGLAWILSSIFAGPQLPFHHPASHHADLQCKNHLHPNTGPSSGPAQTTTESVQEQYTKSTAEDSKNDGCICHFIYCLLDSLLCPRNLVLV
- the GNRHR gene encoding gonadotropin-releasing hormone receptor isoform X1, whose product is MANSASPEQNQNHCLAINDSIPLMQGNLPTLTLSGKIRVTVTFFLFLLSTTFNASFLLKLQKWTQKKEKGKKLSRMKLLLKHLTLANLLETLIVMPLDGMWNITVQWYAGEFFCKVLSYLKLFSMYAPAFMMVVISLDRFLAITRPLALKSNRKLGQSMVGLAWILSSIFAGPQLYIFRMIHLADSSGQTKVFSQCVTHCSFPQWWHQAFYNFFTFSCLFITPLLIMLICNAKIIFTLTRVLHQDPHKLQLNQSKNNIPRARLRTLKMTVAFATSFTVCWTPYYVLGIWYWFDPEMLNRVSDPVNHFFFLFAFLNPCFDPLIYGYFSL